The DNA sequence agttgggcattttaacatggggagtctatgggactgacttccttttgcagccagcctcaagcgaccagtcgatgaattgcagttttagtcacttccttattggcctcacgagagagagcgggaggtagGCGCTCGCCAAAaacacgtcatgacgaggaaaaaaacatatacaagtcGCACCGGATTAtatgtcgcatttatttagaaccaagagaaagcattaccgtctacagccgcgagagggcgctctatgatatcaagtgtagactacaggagcaatgagcagcatagagtgccctctcgcggctgtagacggtaatgttttcttttggttcatgtctcttagttcatttcccttggttcatgtcaaattaattttgataaataagtcgcacctgactataagtcgcaggaccagccaaactatgaaaaaggtgcgacttatagtccggaaaatacggtaatccaTCTTTCATTGATGTAGAAGCATGTTCCACCACCATGTGATTTCCCTGTTGATTCTGTGTTGTAATTAGCTTCGAACAGCTGGAAGCCCGGCAGATGTGCTGtctggtatggcgtcattcagccaggttttctgtgaaacacagcaGCAGAGTTTTAAAAgtccttttttatgttatttgggAGAGTAGAAgaagttcgtccgttttgttagGTAGGGAGCGGAGATTCACCAGATGGATGCTAAGCAGCTGTGTTCTAAAGCTGTAGGAGCTTGACGAGAACCCTGGCTCACTTCCCACGCTTGCACATCATAAAATGCTTGAACAGCACCGCTGCTCCGCCAACTACAATGTTCAGCTAAACGTCAGAGTAATCAAAAATCAGTAGAAGATGTGTGGTGTGTACTGTCAAATGTTTAGCAGTTAATCCCTGGTAAAacttattgtttttgaaaaacctCAGTCAGGACAAACTAACAGAAACATTAAGCCATATGTGGTGCCGTCTTGTTCTCCAATATGACAAGATATTAAGTATATTCCAGTTTAATcagtaatatattgtatttaCCTTTTTTTCAGACCCTGCCCTTCACAAAAATAGCTCACAGCATCACAGCACAAGACCATCAGCCCACCCCTGATAGCTGCATACTGAGTATGGTAGTAGGCCAACTAAAAGTAAGTATTTTCTAAATTTAATTTTGACCTTTGACAGATATGCTATTGCAGCAGCGCTTGAGGTGAACACTTCAAACAAATATGTATGTGATAAGGTCTAGTAGGGCATATTGTGGTATAATCGTAGTGGCATTTAAATAGAGAGTGGTCGTGGGCAGGTTAAGCCTCTCTTGATTTCCCTTTTGCTCCACCTAATGTGACACAGTACTGCGTAGTCAAAGATTTTATAAGCATTTCAGAGctgtagtgtatgtgtgtttgtctgtcagGCGGACGATGACCAGGTGCTGGGCTTCCACCAGACCTTTCTGTTGAAATGTATCAACACCGCCTGGGTTTGCACCAACGAAGTCTTCAGGCTTGCCCTGCACAACCTTTGAGCTTAAAGACTCTCTGTGGTCACATGGCCTTTCCTCCTTTTCTTAATGTCTGTAAGGATCAGTGTCCTTTTGGGTTCACGCACACCGTACAGGCCTCTCTACTAACAGCTTTAAGCTGTGTTCAGATCAAGTGTCTGTATATATTTAGTAGTGGGAATGCTATGACATGTCTTTTTGTTCATGCAGGTATGCTTGGTGTGTTTGTGAATTTGTTTGCGCTTTGCAGCAATAAAACAAACGAAAGTCATTATTTTTCAATAAGAGTTGGCCAGTTTTGGTAACATGAATGACAGTGAGGTTTAATttgaaaaaagtttaatttaatgaGCAGCACCAACTGTGTGTTGActaacacctgtttcacacacactCCTTTTGCAGTGTGTGTGCATTCTGTGTGTGGTGCTTATGCGGTGAAGAAGCAGCCCGACCTGATTTTGCATTTGCAGTTTGCTAATGATTCCGCGGCTATATACCACAAATACAATTAATGTTGAATATGTGATATACAGCCACGGGATCAGTTTATCAGTAGATCAGCATTACTTTAATTTCAAATCCAAACATTAATGCTGAAAATGATTTTTCAGgattgtgattattgttttaCACAGTACAGTAATGCAATCTTTCATAGACCTCTTCACATTTAAgtgcaataaatataaacaaagtattatgcaatgcattttacttgtagatttatatattaagttgctcaaacaagtggcaaaacatttaaacacagccTATAGCTTAGTTTTCTTACTGTAATAGTTAGTAGGCtatcacaaacattttaaattaaaccttaggctaccactaggtgcgtttacatggacactttttgcttccatcggaatgaATTTATTCTGATTGATGAATCCaaacgtagtgtttacatgaacggtaAATAAACTGATCGGGTTGATGTGTGcgtttacatgtcacaagcttctgatcggatttactcttttgacatgcgcacactgcatgtGTGCATGTCAGTCCATGTTAATTTTTTACACCGAACAACGGCACGTCACTTTAATCcaaagcacagcaaaaatagactcaataTGAAAACAATAGCTACACTGCTGCAATTGCACCCTGTTAACATGGGcatagaaaaaaatacaaacctCATATGCACTGCAAACAGAGTTTGACCTGACCTTATTTTGACCTGTCTTTATGTGCATCTAATATTTTGTAATGAAGAGTTCTGCATTTGTCAGAGTTCCTTTACATGAAAAACTACTGTGACATTGTTCAAAATGGGTGAAACATGGCATACTTAAGATCAGATGTGTTTCCATTGAGCTTTTAGATTCTATTTATAAATATGCAGCATAAAAcgatatacaaataaatagaGATTGACTATTAAAATAAGTgttaaaggggacctattattccccttttcacaagatgtaaaataaatcTCTGATGTCCCCCGAGTGCGTTTGTGAAGTTTTAACTCGAAATACTTTACAGAtcattttttatagcttgttaaaattgccacttttaggatATGATCCAAAATGCATTATTTTCGTGTCttcccctttaaatgcaaatgaactGGTGCTTGTTCAAGTTCCATCAGTATATGGCAtgtatttaacaaaaacatgGTCATAATAACTTAATATATGGCCAGCTTACATTACATACAATAGGGAATGCCTTGTTTTGGATCATTGTTCTACATGTGTTGATTCATTAGTGAAGATCATTTAAATTCAGGACtagattttgttatgtttttattcgTTTCACCATCAACCAAAGTATGCTGTAATTATGTCAAGACATTGTCTTTAGCTGGGAAAAAAGTGAATATTGTGACAGACTATGAGCCTTTAATTAGTCATGGTTCCTTAATGCAGCTTTTGTCTTTATTTCGCTGAACTAATGTGCTTTGAAACTTGCTGAACATGTCTGAAAACTTGCATGTTTTTAGTTTAACAGCATTTGAATTTTACCCCAGGTTTGATTCCCTTCTCTTTAATGTAGTGTTGCAGTTGTATGAGAGCCTCCATTAAAGTCTCCTGTGTTTCTGCTTTGTCTAGGCAGATGATGACCCCATCATGGGATTCCATCAGAGCTTCATCCTGAAGAACATTAACGAGGCTTGGGTTTGCACCAATGATATGTTCCGCCTGGCGCTGCACAATTTTGGTTAAACGCCCCATGGCTAGCAGGAGGGAAGTGGGGGAAGGTGGAGGATGGGGTTCTGCCCTGATGACGCCTGAACCTGTCAATCAGCCCTTCATTCATCACCCTCAAGAGAAATGGCTCCGGATTACAGCAGTCAATCACAGAAAACATGCAGGCATATACTGTACTGCCTCTACTCCAGAAATGACATGTTTCTTTTATGAAAGCCCACACATCCATCAAGCTGACCCTTTTCCTTCGCCAACCTGCATGATGATGGGGAACTTAAATATCAGCGGATCCGCCACCAGGACAAAAACGTATTAACCTAACCTCGGGTGtttgatatttacattttagttgCTGATTTTGACTTTGAAATTACAACCGTCTTTCTGCCTATCTTTGCTTTAGTACAACATGTTCAGCTTGTTTTTAGAATATGCTCCTTGTAgtttaaatctttttttgtttttgccccaCTTGAAAATTGGTGTGATGTCAGGTGGCCCTAGCTATCCAAAGAACACCCCACTGATTTCCTCTTCCCCTCAGACCAGTGTGCTTCCCACTTTCTGCTCACTGTTTAATAATCACCAAGCCAAGATACACAATAAAACATCTGAATTTTTCTTAACAACATCATCATCTTGTTCATCCCCCCCGTCTGGTTTTGCGTCtacctttttttcccttttttatgcttgtcttttcatgtttttgaTACTGCTCCATATTAGATTCTATCATTAAGATTATAGATTGTTTTGAGCAGAGCAGAACACGATGGagctgttttttctctttttgaagGTGGCCAGTGTTTCCTGAAGCAGTTGTTTAgactaaaataataatgttgaCTTATTTTGGAAGAACATCACTATGATTAGCAAAGGATCACGTCAATATTTTCCAACATTTTTCCTAACCTTTAAAAATGGTAGAATCATAAATTAATGCTCTTGTTAAAGAGGAAAAATCATAAGCATCCTCCAGTTATGCCACATCAATAAAGCAAGTTTTGCCAAGTTTAAGAAAGAGTTTGAAATCAGATGAATCTTCTCAGCgcttttattctttaattttccctTTTGTTTTAGTTCATAGGTTTTGCTTCCCCTGTTTTCCAATGATACAAATCATGGAGTAATGGCATGTGGGATGTTATGTTTCATAAGCTTGAATGAATGTAAACGTCATTGAGTTTGTAGTGTGGCCAAAGCTGTTAGCACCTTCCATATTTAGgattacattttgacatttgcagtACAAGAAGGGTCACAGACACAAAGCCTGAAACATGGCTAGCTTGTGGGAATATGATATGGCTATTTTCTCGTTTACACTAAAGGAGTTATGTTCACCGTTTAGGATAAGAAAAATCATATTCACAAAAGGCCTTTGTGCCAAGTGATGGTACAGATATATTAGAAATATCTTTTTTTAGAAAGTATTCTGCATTGTATCTTTTTGCACTGAAATATCTAGACTGATCTGCTAGAACATCAATATAATGAATCAGTTTCTTGCATTATGTTTTTACTGGAATACATGTATTGTACATGTACTTCATGCTTGTTTTGACCCTGCAGATGTCCACTCTCTGTGGTTTAAGGGCAAGAGCAAAAGAACActtgattttcacaaaaacagtaatacagtaatacaatgtGAATACAGTAAGAGATACTTCAGCCGCCTACATGTATGTGGAAATAAAGGAGATCAAATTAAAGTGTGCTGTTACGTTATTTCTATCGATGGAGGaaataattgaaatatatatttttctaacgTAAGTGATTTTCTGacaaccaaaaagaaaaaaattatcataatacgtttaataatgataataacacgccagtaaaacataaatatgaattAGTGATCTGTAAAATAAGATTATCTTAAAATTTTTATTCAAGAGTGATTGTCAAGTTAGGTGAATCTCTCCGGAACCGAAGAAATCCTGCCAGCAGAGGCGGCGGAATGAAATGCAGGGAACGCTCAACGGAAGTTGACGGACGGTTGCAAGCGTTTATGAGAGACAGACACAAAATTAAACTTTTGAGAGTTTGCAGTGATTTAATTCCCCCTTCCCTACTTTATGGATTCCAGTTCCAACATGGACATAGAGGGCGCGACCCAGCACCTTCGGGACATCTTAAAACTGGATCGTCCCGGTAATTCGGCCGGTAAGTTCCCGGGAAAGGGAGCAGCTAGGCCGCGGAGCGATGATGCTGCGCAGAGTCTGATTTCAGCGGCAGCCGCCTGACCGTAGTCGCTCAAAAACGCGGGACAGCGCTAACTACATTTTATAAGTGACAAACATTATGTTTTGTGCATTAATTTGATTGAATAAAAGGTGTGCCAATGTAGCATGTTAGGGCTAAACTCCTGCTGGCGCAGCATCAGCTTTGCTCCGACAGAAATAGTATTAATTGCGACATGAACATatcattaaatattattcaaacgtttaatgcatttcatattGTTCACAATGCAGCGACTTGATAGCCGTGACATTATAGCTTTCTAGTCGAAGAAGTCAATTCAAAAGGACGGtttcaaaaaaaaatctattcaacTTTTTGTTCGTCGTTAACGTTACAACGATGCATAAACAATGTGTTACACACTACAATTTATTGATTTGTTACTAaagaaaatattatcaatttttaCTAATGAGGGGGAAAATGTTAGTCAGCCATAGATGGTGATGCACATCACTGACGAAGTCACAAAAGTAATAATCAGAGATTACACTACTGCAATTGTACAGCTTGATTTATCATTCATATAATTCCACAGAGTCATCTTTGGTAGGAAGCCAGAGAAAACCATCTTTCAATGGAGAGATGAATGGTGTTCTTGGAGCAGATCTTATGGGAGTAGG is a window from the Carassius carassius chromosome 13, fCarCar2.1, whole genome shotgun sequence genome containing:
- the LOC132156115 gene encoding nuclear transport factor 2-like isoform X1; this translates as MGDKPIWEQIGSSFVQHYYQLFDTDRTQLGSIYIDASCLTWEGQQFQGKAAIVEKLSTLPFTKIAHSITAQDHQPTPDSCILSMVVGQLKADDDPIMGFHQSFILKNINEAWVCTNDMFRLALHNFG
- the LOC132156115 gene encoding nuclear transport factor 2-like isoform X2, producing the protein MPSNKQVLSCVQQRNLFRPEMWFYTGPLKKPKIDASCLTWEGQQFQGKAAIVEKLSTLPFTKIAHSITAQDHQPTPDSCILSMVVGQLKADDDPIMGFHQSFILKNINEAWVCTNDMFRLALHNFG